One genomic window of Caballeronia sp. SBC1 includes the following:
- a CDS encoding IclR family transcriptional regulator, producing MPIADLGEDSGDRQFVSGLAKGLTLLRFLTKGEVLGTTDLARLSGLPNASVSRLCYTLTNLGYLEYLPEAGKYRLGDACLSLGYLYMASDLVSHIARPLMTELAAFSRVPICIARRHELSMRYIARESTDDQLSLRLEVGSVVPIERTAMGHAYLAGLDDEKRQEMLDQLGSKVPDMDSFRRQIDDNINLFSKKGFCIANRMWMKHIRAVAVPLRMRDSGNVVAFNCGGIADYLEPAFLMNEVGPRLVALVREVEKILESQSQPPSQIETFQSELQEELIPKSQTVAKKQTVARKQVAKDQL from the coding sequence TTGCCGATAGCCGATCTTGGAGAAGATTCAGGCGATCGCCAGTTTGTATCGGGGCTTGCGAAAGGACTGACGCTGCTTCGCTTCCTCACAAAAGGGGAAGTGCTGGGCACGACCGATCTGGCTCGCCTGTCGGGGCTTCCGAACGCGTCGGTTTCGCGGCTTTGCTACACCTTGACGAATTTGGGCTACCTTGAGTATTTGCCCGAAGCAGGTAAATATCGTCTGGGTGACGCTTGCCTGTCGTTGGGCTATCTCTACATGGCTTCGGACCTGGTGAGTCATATAGCACGACCACTTATGACCGAGCTTGCGGCTTTCTCGCGTGTCCCTATCTGCATTGCCCGTCGCCATGAACTCAGCATGAGGTACATCGCGAGGGAAAGCACGGACGATCAACTCTCATTGCGCCTCGAAGTTGGCTCCGTCGTCCCGATCGAGCGAACGGCTATGGGCCATGCCTATCTGGCCGGCCTGGATGATGAGAAACGCCAGGAGATGCTGGACCAGTTGGGGTCCAAAGTCCCCGATATGGACAGCTTTCGCAGGCAAATCGACGACAACATCAACTTGTTTAGCAAGAAGGGATTTTGCATCGCCAACAGAATGTGGATGAAGCACATCCGAGCGGTGGCCGTGCCGTTGCGAATGCGTGACAGCGGCAATGTGGTGGCTTTCAATTGCGGTGGAATTGCCGACTATCTCGAACCGGCCTTCCTCATGAATGAAGTGGGGCCCCGGCTTGTCGCTCTTGTTCGTGAAGTCGAAAAAATCCTTGAGTCGCAATCGCAGCCACCATCGCAGATTGAGACGTTTCAATCTGAACTGCAGGAAGAGTTGATCCCCAAA
- a CDS encoding ABC transporter ATP-binding protein, whose product MAQLELNGISKAYGKVHVVNDVTLTVADGEFVALLGPSGCGKTTTMRMIAGFAEPTSGTIRLGGRDITRLPPWKRDTGLVFQSYALFPHLTVAQNVAFGLEMRKISPAEIAPRVKEALRLVRLGEHGERLPRQLSGGQQQRVALARALVFRPDVLLLDEPLSNLDAKLRHEVRVEIRALQRELGLTTVMVTHDQEEALTMADRLVVMSEGQVRQVGTQRDLYERPADRFVAGFVGRSSFLNGVMEAPGLFRTGGGLEIRCANGAPGITGRAVLALRPERITVAQNVSADMDNRFHGEVEFVSYLGGLLDIHVRLPAEERVIAQIPNLEDGNAPQVGDKVYVGWTAASTNVFANADA is encoded by the coding sequence ATGGCACAGCTCGAATTGAACGGTATTTCCAAAGCCTACGGCAAGGTCCATGTCGTCAACGACGTAACGCTCACGGTCGCCGACGGCGAGTTCGTCGCGCTTCTCGGCCCCTCCGGGTGCGGCAAGACGACAACGATGCGCATGATCGCCGGCTTCGCCGAGCCGACCTCGGGGACCATCCGTCTTGGCGGGCGCGACATCACCCGGCTGCCACCGTGGAAGCGCGATACCGGCTTGGTCTTCCAGAGCTACGCGTTGTTCCCTCACCTGACGGTGGCGCAGAACGTCGCCTTCGGGCTGGAGATGCGCAAGATTAGCCCGGCCGAGATTGCTCCAAGGGTTAAGGAGGCTTTGCGGCTGGTGCGCCTCGGCGAGCACGGGGAGCGCTTGCCCCGGCAGCTCTCGGGCGGACAGCAACAGCGCGTGGCGCTGGCTCGGGCCCTCGTCTTTCGGCCTGACGTGTTGTTGCTCGACGAGCCGCTCTCCAATCTTGACGCCAAGCTGCGGCACGAGGTGCGCGTTGAGATCCGCGCGCTGCAGCGCGAGCTCGGCCTCACCACCGTCATGGTCACGCACGACCAGGAGGAGGCGCTGACGATGGCGGACCGGCTCGTCGTGATGAGCGAAGGACAGGTGCGCCAGGTCGGCACGCAGCGCGATCTCTACGAGCGTCCCGCGGACCGCTTCGTTGCCGGCTTCGTTGGCCGAAGCTCCTTTCTCAATGGGGTAATGGAGGCGCCAGGCCTGTTTCGCACCGGCGGCGGCCTTGAGATCCGCTGTGCTAACGGGGCCCCGGGGATCACCGGTCGCGCTGTGCTCGCCCTGCGCCCGGAGCGCATCACCGTGGCGCAGAATGTGTCCGCCGATATGGACAACCGCTTTCACGGAGAGGTGGAGTTTGTCTCCTACCTCGGAGGCCTCCTGGACATCCATGTTCGCCTCCCGGCGGAAGAACGCGTCATTGCCCAGATTCCCAATCTGGAAGATGGCAACGCGCCGCAGGTTGGCGACAAGGTCTACGTCGGCTGGACCGCCGCCTCAACGAATGTCTTCGCG
- a CDS encoding ABC transporter permease, giving the protein MAADATITVSRTDEGHSVSRLSASALVGPATLIVVLGLLIPIFILLRYSLDRYTPGALLVEAVTAENYVKFVSDPYYRAVLFTTVRVSFICTLACLVIGFPLAYALARTESRFKNLLIMLIVLPMFVGNAVRAAGWMTLFGTKGMLNTTLISLGIIAHPLEIMFTETAVIVGLIAVNLPVMVLTLQSVIEGIGRFTEEAALSLGAGPWTTFWRVLWPLAQPGIITGTILTFILAVNAYATPVLLGGPKFMMMAPLVYNEFQLGNWPFGAAASFILMATTLVLTGATNYWMQRRYRR; this is encoded by the coding sequence ATGGCCGCAGATGCGACGATCACGGTAAGCAGGACAGATGAGGGGCACAGCGTCAGTCGCCTGTCCGCGAGCGCCCTTGTCGGGCCGGCGACGTTGATCGTCGTGCTCGGGCTCCTGATTCCTATCTTCATCCTGTTGCGCTACAGCCTGGACCGGTACACCCCCGGCGCCCTGCTGGTTGAAGCAGTGACGGCGGAGAATTACGTCAAGTTCGTCTCCGACCCCTACTACCGGGCTGTTCTCTTCACCACGGTGCGGGTCTCTTTCATCTGCACGCTCGCCTGCCTGGTGATCGGCTTCCCCCTGGCGTATGCGCTGGCGCGCACCGAGTCGCGCTTCAAGAACCTGCTCATCATGCTGATCGTGCTGCCGATGTTTGTCGGCAACGCCGTCAGGGCAGCAGGCTGGATGACGCTCTTTGGCACTAAGGGCATGCTTAACACCACGCTGATCTCGCTTGGCATCATTGCTCATCCGCTCGAGATCATGTTTACCGAGACCGCGGTGATCGTCGGCCTCATCGCGGTCAACCTGCCTGTCATGGTGCTGACGCTGCAAAGCGTGATCGAAGGGATCGGCCGCTTCACCGAGGAAGCCGCCTTGAGCCTGGGCGCCGGTCCGTGGACCACGTTCTGGCGGGTGCTTTGGCCGCTGGCGCAGCCCGGCATCATCACTGGCACCATCCTGACCTTTATCCTCGCGGTGAATGCCTATGCGACCCCGGTACTGCTCGGCGGTCCAAAGTTCATGATGATGGCGCCGCTCGTATACAACGAATTCCAGCTCGGCAACTGGCCCTTTGGCGCGGCCGCCTCTTTCATCCTGATGGCTACTACCCTGGTGCTGACAGGCGCCACCAACTACTGGATGCAGCGCCGATACCGACGCTGA
- a CDS encoding ABC transporter ATP-binding protein, protein MAQLELNGISKAYGKVHVVNDVTLTVADGEFVALLGPSGCGKTTTMRMIAGFAEPTSGTIRLGGRDITRLPPWKRDTGLVFQSYALFPHLTVAQNVAFGLEMRKISPAEIAPRVKEALRLVRLGEHGERLPRQLSGGQQQRVALARALVFRPDVLLLDEPLSNLDAKLRHEVRVEIRALQRELGLTTVMVTHDQEEALTMADRLVVMSEGQVRQVGTQRDLYERPADRFVAGFVGRSSFLNGVMEAPGLFRTGGGLEIRCANGASGITGRAVLALRPERITVAQNVSADMDNRFHGEVEFVSYLGGLLDIHVRLPAEERVIAQIPNLEDGNAPQVGDKVYVGWTAASTNVFANADA, encoded by the coding sequence ATGGCACAGCTCGAATTGAACGGTATTTCCAAAGCCTACGGCAAGGTCCATGTCGTCAACGACGTAACGCTCACGGTCGCCGACGGCGAGTTCGTCGCGCTTCTCGGCCCCTCCGGGTGCGGCAAGACGACAACGATGCGCATGATCGCCGGCTTCGCCGAGCCGACCTCGGGGACCATCCGTCTTGGCGGGCGCGACATCACCCGGCTGCCACCGTGGAAGCGCGATACCGGCTTGGTCTTCCAGAGCTACGCGTTGTTCCCTCACCTGACGGTGGCGCAGAACGTCGCCTTCGGGCTGGAGATGCGCAAGATTAGCCCGGCCGAGATTGCTCCAAGGGTTAAGGAGGCTTTGCGGCTGGTGCGCCTCGGCGAGCACGGGGAGCGCTTGCCCCGGCAGCTCTCGGGCGGACAGCAACAGCGCGTGGCGCTGGCTCGGGCCCTTGTCTTTCGGCCTGACGTGTTGTTGCTCGACGAGCCGCTCTCCAATCTTGACGCCAAGCTGCGGCACGAGGTGCGCGTTGAGATCCGCGCGCTGCAGCGCGAGCTCGGCCTCACCACCGTCATGGTCACGCACGACCAGGAGGAGGCGCTGACGATGGCGGACCGGCTCGTCGTGATGAGCGAAGGACAGGTGCGCCAGGTCGGCACGCAGCGCGATCTCTACGAGCGTCCCGCGGACCGCTTCGTTGCCGGCTTTGTTGGCCGAAGCTCCTTCCTCAATGGGGTAATGGAGGCGCCAGGCCTGTTTCGCACCGGCGGTGGCCTTGAGATCCGCTGTGCTAACGGGGCCTCGGGGATCACCGGTCGCGCTGTACTGGCCCTGCGCCCGGAGCGCATCACCGTGGCGCAGAATGTGTCCGCCGATATGGACAACCGTTTTCACGGAGAGGTGGAGTTTGTCTCCTACCTCGGAGGCCTCCTGGACATCCATGTTCGCCTTCCGGCGGAAGAACGCGTCATTGCCCAGATTCCCAATCTGGAAGATGGCAACGCGCCGCAGGTTGGCGACAAGGTCTACGTCGGCTGGACCGCCGCCTCAACGAATGTCTTCGCGAACGCCGATGCCTAG
- a CDS encoding ABC transporter permease: protein MKVAATNIPTTPHVFTAVVLRAFDQRRLGRWLLKAAAGLSLLYILTPLIFVTWLSFCREEIPSFPPHGYSLRWYAEIANNQQFIDGFLLSLQVGVIATAIGLAVGIPAALCIAHFRFAGRGFLNNLLLFPLVVPGVVLGTAFYVFHVQIEIATNGNVPILGSLAGLVNGHILLVIPWTVRLVTATLANFDRTLEEAAQNLGADRWTTFRRVTLPSILPGIVAAAMFGFVSSFSNLEISLFLVGPGRTTLPIAILQYLEWKIDPTIAAVSVLQMLVVGAALLITDRFVKLSRVV from the coding sequence ATGAAAGTGGCAGCGACCAACATTCCGACGACGCCGCATGTGTTCACTGCCGTAGTCCTCCGTGCTTTCGACCAGCGCCGACTGGGACGCTGGCTGCTGAAGGCGGCCGCGGGGCTGTCCCTGTTGTACATTCTGACGCCTCTCATCTTTGTGACGTGGCTCTCTTTCTGCCGCGAGGAAATCCCTTCGTTCCCACCGCACGGATATTCACTGCGGTGGTATGCGGAGATTGCCAACAATCAGCAGTTCATTGACGGCTTCCTGTTGAGCTTGCAGGTCGGCGTCATCGCAACCGCGATCGGCCTTGCGGTGGGCATCCCGGCAGCCCTGTGTATTGCACACTTTCGCTTTGCTGGTCGCGGGTTTCTCAACAATCTGCTGCTGTTTCCGCTGGTGGTACCCGGCGTGGTGCTTGGCACAGCGTTTTACGTTTTCCATGTTCAGATCGAGATAGCGACCAACGGTAACGTGCCGATCCTTGGATCGCTCGCCGGTCTTGTCAACGGACACATCCTGCTCGTCATCCCATGGACGGTGCGCCTGGTGACAGCGACGCTTGCCAACTTCGATCGCACGCTCGAGGAGGCGGCGCAGAATCTCGGCGCGGATAGGTGGACGACGTTTCGCCGCGTGACACTGCCCTCGATTTTGCCGGGCATCGTCGCGGCGGCCATGTTCGGTTTCGTTTCTTCGTTCAGTAATCTCGAGATAAGCCTGTTCCTCGTCGGGCCGGGTCGCACGACGCTGCCGATCGCGATTTTGCAGTACCTCGAATGGAAGATTGATCCGACAATCGCCGCTGTCTCGGTTCTGCAGATGCTGGTCGTCGGCGCGGCATTGCTGATCACCGACCGTTTCGTCAAACTCAGCCGGGTGGTGTGA
- a CDS encoding PotD/PotF family extracellular solute-binding protein: protein MVKKLSSFSPSRRLVLQGAAAAGVTALGLPGMAMAQSKGRIVVGTAGGDYEHMVTKYIDQAILIPAGWEVVHDVGDDLNRRNKMIAEARLPRGTSDVQGLSALAWYQMGKAGVLAPIDYSQLKNGKYLLPSMKYPFGVASGYTGKVALYNPSRIAAPKSYKEVLDPKNGNKLGLIDIQYQYVMSAAALAAGGKVSDLDGGKKLLLELRKSGARIYPTNEAFAQGLKTEEVTVGIMWKARAVQWKDAGINVQSAVPSEGALKFVLGWSVPKNAPNKAGAYAFLDAALEKSAQEGFATELGFPPTVTNATIPPQLDQRIGFTQEQLAALIDLDYAFLTEHDVELREWWDKSFKG from the coding sequence ATGGTAAAGAAACTTTCGAGCTTCAGCCCTTCCCGCCGCTTGGTCCTGCAGGGAGCGGCAGCCGCTGGCGTCACTGCGCTGGGCCTGCCCGGCATGGCGATGGCCCAATCCAAGGGTCGAATCGTGGTCGGAACTGCAGGAGGTGACTACGAACACATGGTCACCAAGTACATCGATCAGGCGATCCTTATTCCCGCCGGATGGGAAGTAGTCCATGACGTGGGAGACGACCTGAACCGGCGCAACAAGATGATTGCCGAAGCTCGGCTGCCGCGCGGTACCAGTGACGTGCAGGGCCTCTCGGCGCTCGCCTGGTACCAGATGGGTAAAGCTGGCGTACTCGCCCCGATCGACTATAGCCAGTTGAAGAACGGAAAATATCTTCTGCCGTCGATGAAATACCCCTTTGGCGTCGCCTCAGGTTATACGGGCAAGGTCGCCCTCTACAACCCCAGCCGCATTGCAGCGCCGAAGAGCTACAAGGAAGTACTCGACCCCAAGAATGGCAACAAACTCGGCCTCATCGACATCCAATACCAGTACGTGATGTCGGCGGCGGCGCTGGCGGCGGGCGGCAAGGTTAGTGACCTTGATGGCGGCAAGAAGCTGCTGCTCGAATTGCGCAAGTCTGGCGCGCGCATCTACCCGACGAATGAAGCCTTTGCACAGGGACTGAAGACGGAGGAAGTGACCGTCGGCATCATGTGGAAAGCGCGCGCTGTGCAGTGGAAGGACGCCGGCATCAACGTGCAATCGGCGGTGCCGAGCGAAGGTGCGCTCAAGTTCGTCCTGGGCTGGTCGGTGCCGAAGAATGCCCCCAACAAGGCGGGCGCTTACGCCTTTCTCGACGCGGCGCTCGAAAAATCGGCACAGGAGGGCTTCGCCACCGAATTGGGCTTCCCCCCGACCGTGACGAATGCCACGATCCCCCCCCAACTCGATCAACGCATCGGCTTTACGCAAGAGCAGTTAGCCGCGCTCATCGATCTCGACTACGCCTTCCTGACTGAGCATGACGTCGAACTGCGCGAGTGGTGGGATAAGAGCTTCAAGGGGTAA